A portion of the endosymbiont of Galathealinum brachiosum genome contains these proteins:
- a CDS encoding glycosyl transferase — translation MHTLSAIIISMNEEDRITPCMESLKNYVDEIIVFDSGSTDKTVDIVKRYTDKVWVTETWPGDGFQKQLALDQASCDWVLMIDADEYLDIEMKSAITDILSQDMITETAFKLPWGNIILGKQLRYGRSARAPVRLFKRIGSHITQVVVHGQVVTEGKISTIKKGFLMHNSLRNFEHLLEKNRSYSWETTLKYFSQKKRSFGIEIAVLRALWTFIHIFILRLGFLDGHRGLLMAVMFAQASFNKYAGLWYLENEEKNKTNPDL, via the coding sequence ATGCATACTTTATCAGCAATAATCATAAGCATGAATGAAGAAGACAGAATCACACCTTGCATGGAATCATTAAAAAATTATGTTGATGAAATTATTGTATTTGATTCAGGAAGTACAGATAAAACAGTTGATATTGTTAAGCGATATACAGATAAAGTATGGGTTACTGAAACATGGCCAGGTGATGGATTCCAGAAACAACTGGCTCTTGATCAAGCAAGCTGTGACTGGGTTTTAATGATAGATGCCGATGAATACCTTGATATCGAAATGAAATCAGCAATCACTGATATTCTGTCACAAGATATGATTACTGAAACAGCTTTCAAGCTCCCCTGGGGGAACATCATTCTTGGCAAGCAACTACGATATGGCAGATCAGCAAGAGCACCTGTTCGACTATTCAAACGCATAGGATCTCATATTACTCAGGTAGTAGTACATGGCCAGGTAGTAACTGAAGGAAAGATATCGACTATTAAGAAAGGTTTTCTAATGCATAATTCATTAAGAAACTTTGAGCACCTGTTGGAAAAAAATCGTAGTTACTCATGGGAAACAACACTAAAATATTTTTCTCAAAAAAAGCGAAGCTTTGGTATAGAAATCGCTGTACTTAGAGCTTTATGGACATTTATCCATATATTCATACTTCGTTTAGGGTTTCTTGACGGGCACAGAGGCTTATTGATGGCTGTTATGTTTGCTCAAGCATCATTTAATAAATATGCAGGTTTATGGTATTTAGAAAATGAAGAAAAAAATAAAACTAATCCTGACCTATAG
- a CDS encoding nucleotidyl transferase, producing MKNLVLSSKSTFKEAIRMIDTNGNGFLAVVDDANKLVGILTDGDIRRAILDDKTNLLEIINKDPVVMDINATRKQVVHKLKELHRKHMPIVDSNMVLQDVITLDDEEFDLKPNWVVIMAGGLGTRLGDLTKHTPKPMLMVGDKPMLEHIMEMFISHGFTKFILSVNYKSEIIRQHFKDGYELGVEIKYLEETKRLGTGGALSLINTEIKEPFFVTNGDVITSVDYEKLLDYHNKNNSSATMCVRKSSYQIPYGVIEIDSQNNILNLQEKPEHNYYINTGIYVLSPDVLKHVPKNEFFDLPTLFTLLNDEGYVNKSYEINDYWIDMGLPDDYVSIVNKMESNNKH from the coding sequence ATGAAAAACCTAGTTCTATCAAGTAAGTCGACATTCAAAGAAGCTATCAGAATGATTGATACCAATGGTAATGGTTTTTTGGCCGTGGTAGATGATGCTAATAAACTGGTTGGTATCCTTACTGATGGTGATATCAGACGAGCAATACTAGATGATAAGACGAATTTACTTGAGATTATTAATAAAGACCCAGTTGTTATGGATATTAATGCAACAAGAAAACAGGTTGTACATAAATTAAAAGAACTTCATAGAAAACACATGCCAATTGTTGATAGTAATATGGTCTTGCAGGATGTTATTACGCTTGATGATGAAGAGTTTGATTTAAAGCCTAATTGGGTTGTTATTATGGCTGGCGGTTTAGGTACTAGATTAGGCGATTTGACAAAACATACGCCTAAGCCGATGTTGATGGTTGGTGATAAACCTATGCTTGAGCATATTATGGAGATGTTCATTTCTCATGGTTTTACTAAGTTTATTTTAAGTGTTAATTATAAATCTGAAATTATCAGGCAACACTTTAAAGATGGTTATGAGTTGGGTGTTGAAATTAAATACCTTGAAGAGACAAAACGATTAGGAACTGGCGGTGCTTTAAGCTTAATTAATACTGAAATTAAAGAGCCATTCTTTGTGACTAATGGTGACGTTATTACTTCAGTTGATTATGAAAAGTTGCTAGATTATCATAATAAAAACAATTCAAGTGCCACTATGTGCGTAAGAAAGAGTAGCTATCAGATACCTTATGGTGTAATCGAAATAGATAGTCAGAATAATATACTTAATTTGCAGGAAAAACCTGAGCATAATTATTATATAAATACTGGGATTTATGTTCTGAGTCCTGATGTTTTGAAGCACGTACCTAAAAATGAGTTTTTTGACTTACCTACATTATTTACACTGTTGAATGATGAGGGTTATGTTAATAAATCGTATGAAATAAATGATTACTGGATTGATATGGGTTTGCCAGACGATTATGTAAGTATTGTTAATAAAATGGAAAGTAATAATAAACATTAA
- a CDS encoding N-acetylneuraminate synthase, whose product MIFKELNKPYIIAEIGCNHNGNTELGLKMIKSAKDCGADAVKFQYFTKENLFTEQYMSDLDEGSVKIENIDKWETKELNLDGVSEQIDEFINDKEQLGVFKKYCDDIGIDFGCTPVDADGVYFLKEINSSFIKLASMDADNLEMIEAAIDTGLPILISTGMADLQEIDAVYNLFKSKKFDNFSLLHTVSIYPPRDEIVNLNFIDTLNALYDCEIGYSDHTLGFSVPLAAIGKGVKVIEKHFTLDKEMFGWDHKVSADEKDLKIICEEGNKVYRTLGSSYKVLSPEEIEKREKFRRSATLNVDVRKGHVLTKEDFVYKRPGTGIRPGEIDYVLGRKFKNDTKKDKTLLLSDFD is encoded by the coding sequence ATGATTTTTAAAGAATTAAATAAGCCATATATAATTGCTGAAATTGGATGTAATCACAATGGAAATACAGAGCTCGGTTTGAAAATGATAAAGTCAGCTAAAGATTGCGGAGCTGATGCAGTTAAGTTTCAGTATTTTACTAAAGAAAACCTGTTTACAGAGCAGTATATGTCTGATTTAGATGAGGGTTCAGTAAAAATAGAAAACATCGATAAATGGGAAACAAAAGAATTAAATCTTGATGGTGTATCAGAGCAGATAGATGAGTTTATTAATGACAAAGAACAGCTTGGTGTTTTTAAAAAATATTGTGATGATATAGGTATTGATTTTGGCTGTACACCTGTTGATGCTGATGGCGTTTATTTTTTAAAAGAAATAAATAGTAGTTTTATTAAGCTGGCTTCGATGGATGCGGATAATCTGGAAATGATTGAAGCTGCAATAGATACAGGTTTGCCTATACTTATATCAACAGGCATGGCTGATTTGCAGGAAATTGATGCTGTTTATAATTTATTTAAAAGTAAAAAGTTTGATAACTTCTCTCTATTACATACAGTATCTATTTATCCACCTAGAGATGAAATTGTTAATCTTAATTTTATAGACACATTAAATGCATTATATGATTGTGAAATTGGTTATTCAGACCACACGCTTGGTTTTTCCGTGCCTTTAGCGGCAATTGGGAAAGGAGTGAAAGTAATTGAAAAACATTTTACTTTAGATAAGGAGATGTTTGGCTGGGATCATAAAGTGTCTGCTGATGAAAAGGATCTAAAAATAATTTGTGAAGAAGGAAATAAGGTATATAGAACTTTAGGTAGCTCATATAAAGTATTATCCCCTGAAGAAATTGAAAAAAGAGAAAAATTCAGAAGAAGCGCGACATTAAACGTAGACGTGAGAAAAGGGCATGTATTAACGAAAGAAGATTTTGTTTATAAGCGTCCAGGAACAGGTATCAGGCCTGGCGAGATAGATTATGTTCTGGGGCGTAAGTTCAAAAATGACACTAAAAAAGATAAAACGTTATTATTAAGCGATTTTGATTGA
- a CDS encoding GlcNAc-PI de-N-acetylase has translation MNDKVLVLAVHPDDETLGCGGALLKHKLEGDNIHWLICTSLNATDENYDKREEEISKVSKEYGFSSTHNLRLDTMRVDEYSVSDLVGKISEVIQKIQPTIIYLPFKSDVHSDHRAIFSAAYSCTKSFRYPYIKKIYMMETLSETEFSPSTKEDAYIPNVFVDITDHIEKKLEIMKLYEGEVGEHPFPRSIRGLKALSTLRGSTAGCEYAESFVLLKEIR, from the coding sequence ATGAATGATAAAGTATTGGTATTAGCTGTACATCCAGACGATGAAACGTTGGGCTGTGGTGGCGCTCTATTAAAGCATAAACTTGAAGGTGACAATATACATTGGTTGATATGTACAAGTCTTAATGCTACAGATGAAAATTATGATAAAAGAGAAGAGGAAATATCAAAAGTAAGTAAAGAGTATGGCTTTAGTAGCACTCATAACTTAAGACTCGATACTATGCGGGTGGATGAATATTCGGTTAGTGATCTTGTAGGTAAAATATCAGAAGTTATTCAAAAAATACAACCAACTATAATCTATCTGCCATTTAAAAGTGATGTTCATAGCGATCATAGGGCAATCTTTTCAGCTGCTTATAGCTGTACTAAATCATTTAGATACCCGTATATTAAAAAAATATACATGATGGAAACATTAAGCGAAACAGAGTTCTCTCCCAGCACAAAAGAAGATGCATATATTCCAAATGTATTTGTTGATATCACAGATCATATTGAAAAGAAATTGGAAATAATGAAGTTATACGAAGGTGAAGTGGGTGAACACCCATTTCCAAGAAGCATTAGAGGTTTAAAGGCACTATCAACATTGAGAGGCTCCACGGCTGGATGTGAATATGCTGAGAGCTTTGTATTATTAAAAGAAATTCGCTGA
- a CDS encoding GNAT family N-acetyltransferase has product MFEKILITDKLELKKHKKEIIKLFHKSFNAELDEKLWEWAYIENPCGDPVVSLYYHEGALVGHYAVIPVRLKYNGTGILAALSMTTMVDVSYRRHGLFIEQANVVYEEAKKLNYSLVYGFPNMNSAPGFKKRLGWTIDTQGCVVELTSDKLPRESSKKSKNQIEFSLDDELMLNWRLSKPGMKYIKDGNVIYKEFENEHDLIFHDNYFDSLDKNRKYNLYVSDCNDYDNEKSFDYAFGYKIFDEHMSGCNFKVDLIMSDVF; this is encoded by the coding sequence ATGTTTGAAAAAATATTAATTACAGATAAATTAGAGTTAAAAAAACATAAAAAAGAAATAATTAAATTGTTTCATAAAAGCTTTAACGCTGAGCTCGATGAAAAGCTATGGGAGTGGGCTTATATTGAGAATCCCTGTGGTGACCCTGTTGTTTCATTGTATTATCATGAAGGCGCTTTAGTCGGCCATTATGCCGTTATTCCTGTAAGGCTGAAATATAATGGGACAGGTATATTGGCTGCATTGTCTATGACGACTATGGTTGATGTGAGTTATAGAAGGCATGGTTTGTTTATTGAGCAAGCTAATGTGGTTTATGAGGAAGCTAAAAAATTAAATTATTCTCTAGTTTATGGGTTTCCTAACATGAATTCTGCCCCTGGATTCAAAAAGAGGCTAGGATGGACAATCGACACACAGGGTTGTGTAGTTGAGCTTACGAGTGATAAATTGCCGAGAGAAAGCTCAAAAAAAAGTAAAAATCAGATTGAGTTTAGTCTTGATGATGAATTGATGTTGAATTGGCGTTTATCTAAGCCGGGCATGAAATATATTAAAGATGGAAATGTAATATATAAAGAATTTGAAAACGAACATGATCTGATTTTTCATGATAATTATTTTGATTCATTAGATAAGAATAGAAAATATAATTTATATGTAAGTGATTGTAATGATTATGATAATGAGAAGTCATTTGACTACGCCTTTGGTTATAAAATATTTGATGAGCATATGAGTGGATGCAATTTTAAGGTTGATTTAATAATGTCGGACGTTTTCTAA
- a CDS encoding acetyltransferase — MKKIVLIGGGGHCKSCIDVIEQENLYEIVGILDKKELIGEKISGYQYIGTDDDIERLTKKGNEFLITVGQIKTVSIRKRINRILEVNNSSLANVVSPRAYVSRKAKIGRGTIIMHDALINAAVTIGDNCIINSKALIEHEVIIGDFCHISTCAAVNGGAKIGQGTFFGSNAVCKEGAEIGCDSFIKAGEVIKE; from the coding sequence ATGAAAAAAATAGTATTAATTGGTGGCGGCGGTCATTGTAAGTCTTGTATAGATGTTATTGAACAGGAAAATCTATATGAAATAGTCGGTATTCTAGATAAGAAAGAACTGATAGGTGAAAAAATATCAGGTTATCAGTACATAGGCACAGATGATGATATAGAACGTTTGACCAAAAAAGGTAATGAGTTTCTGATTACTGTAGGGCAGATAAAAACAGTATCGATACGTAAAAGAATTAACCGTATTCTAGAGGTTAATAATTCCAGCCTGGCTAATGTTGTGTCTCCTCGTGCATATGTGTCACGTAAGGCAAAAATAGGACGGGGTACTATTATAATGCATGATGCATTAATTAATGCGGCTGTAACAATAGGTGATAATTGCATTATAAATAGCAAGGCACTTATAGAGCATGAAGTCATTATTGGCGATTTCTGTCATATATCAACGTGTGCTGCTGTTAATGGAGGAGCAAAAATAGGACAAGGCACTTTTTTTGGTAGTAATGCTGTCTGCAAGGAAGGAGCTGAAATAGGTTGTGATAGTTTTATTAAAGCAGGTGAAGTAATTAAAGAATAA
- a CDS encoding LegC family aminotransferase yields MYKDVIDFIKSVYKTDEFIPLHEPRFIGNEKKYLNECIDSTFVSSVGEFVDRFESSIAEFVGARYAVATSNGTSALHISLLAVGVESGDEVITQPLTFVATCNAISYCNAIPVFVDVDRDTMGMSAISLKVFLEENAIVENDTCINKKTGKAIKACVPMHTFGHPCRIDEIKEICDKYNISLVEDAAESLGSYYKDKHTGTFGKLGVFSFNGNKIITSGGGGCVVTDDEEIAKKIKHMTTTAKVPHKWEYKHDMTGYNYRMPNINAALLVAQLENISVFIKNKHELARMYENYFSTKNMTFVKSPVNSEANYWLNSIILNSKEDRDSFLEETNSRNVMTRPIWCLMSKLDMYKDAQCGDLDNSVWLESRVVNIPSSVRPG; encoded by the coding sequence ATGTATAAGGATGTTATTGATTTTATTAAGTCGGTTTATAAGACAGATGAGTTTATACCATTACATGAGCCAAGATTTATTGGTAATGAAAAGAAATACTTAAATGAGTGTATAGATTCAACGTTTGTTTCTTCTGTAGGTGAATTTGTTGATCGATTTGAAAGTTCTATTGCAGAATTTGTAGGTGCAAGGTATGCAGTGGCTACATCAAATGGTACTTCAGCCTTACATATTTCACTACTTGCGGTTGGGGTAGAATCAGGTGACGAGGTTATAACCCAGCCCCTGACGTTTGTAGCAACGTGTAATGCCATTAGTTATTGTAATGCTATACCTGTTTTTGTCGATGTAGATCGAGATACTATGGGTATGTCGGCCATTTCATTGAAAGTATTTTTAGAAGAAAATGCAATAGTAGAAAATGATACGTGTATTAACAAAAAGACAGGAAAAGCAATTAAAGCCTGTGTGCCAATGCATACATTTGGGCATCCGTGCAGAATTGATGAAATTAAAGAAATATGTGATAAGTACAATATCTCCCTCGTTGAAGATGCTGCTGAATCATTAGGTAGTTATTATAAGGACAAACATACTGGTACTTTTGGTAAATTAGGTGTATTCAGTTTTAATGGTAATAAAATTATAACATCAGGTGGCGGTGGTTGCGTTGTTACTGATGATGAAGAGATCGCAAAGAAAATAAAACATATGACTACTACTGCTAAAGTTCCGCATAAGTGGGAATATAAACATGATATGACTGGCTATAATTACCGAATGCCAAATATAAATGCAGCTCTATTGGTTGCTCAACTAGAGAATATAAGTGTGTTTATCAAAAATAAACATGAGCTTGCAAGGATGTATGAAAATTATTTTTCAACTAAAAATATGACATTCGTGAAAAGCCCAGTGAACAGTGAAGCTAACTACTGGCTTAACTCAATAATTTTAAATTCTAAAGAAGATAGAGACAGCTTTCTTGAAGAGACTAACTCTAGAAATGTTATGACGAGACCAATATGGTGCTTAATGAGTAAGCTGGATATGTATAAAGATGCACAATGTGGTGATTTGGATAATTCGGTATGGCTGGAATCACGTGTTGTGAATATACCAAGTAGCGTAAGGCCGGGATGA
- a CDS encoding UDP-N-acetylglucosamine 4,6-dehydratase, translating to MSQILSLIGREKELFNEDIEKYDSELKKIISSSTFLVVGGAGSIGQAVVKEIFKRNPKKLHVVDISENNMVELVRDLRSSIGYIEGEFQTLALDIGSIEYDAFIESDGKYDYVFNLSALKHVRSEKDPFTLMRMIDVNVFNTDKTIQQSIDNGAKKYFCVSTDKAANPANMMGASKKIMEMFLMRKSLNIEISTARFANVAFSDGSLLHSFNQRIEKNQPIVAPKDIKRYFITQQESGELCLMSCLFGENRDIFFPKLSKNLHLMSFADIAVEYLKGKGYEPYLCEDEDEARTLAKTLPKKGMWPCFFTISDTTGEKDFEEFFTDKETIDMEKYQNIAVIKNDLEYEQKLLENFEETIRVFKENKQWSKKDIVDLFFKMIPEFGYKDTGKYLDGKM from the coding sequence ATGAGTCAGATATTAAGTTTGATAGGCAGAGAAAAAGAGCTATTCAACGAAGATATTGAAAAATATGATTCCGAGCTTAAAAAGATTATTTCATCGTCCACATTTCTAGTGGTTGGTGGTGCTGGCTCGATCGGCCAGGCTGTAGTTAAAGAAATTTTCAAAAGAAACCCAAAAAAATTACATGTTGTAGATATTAGTGAAAATAATATGGTTGAACTCGTTCGTGATTTAAGAAGTTCAATTGGTTATATAGAGGGTGAGTTTCAGACGTTAGCGTTAGATATTGGTAGCATTGAGTATGATGCTTTTATTGAATCCGATGGTAAATATGATTATGTATTTAATCTGTCGGCTTTAAAACATGTCAGAAGTGAGAAAGATCCCTTTACCTTGATGCGCATGATAGATGTAAATGTTTTTAATACGGATAAAACAATACAGCAATCAATCGATAATGGAGCTAAAAAGTATTTCTGCGTATCCACTGATAAAGCGGCAAACCCAGCAAATATGATGGGTGCAAGTAAAAAGATAATGGAAATGTTTCTGATGAGAAAGTCTTTAAACATCGAAATATCAACAGCAAGATTTGCAAATGTAGCGTTTAGCGATGGTTCGCTACTGCATAGTTTTAATCAAAGAATAGAAAAAAACCAACCCATAGTCGCGCCGAAAGATATTAAGAGATACTTTATTACTCAGCAAGAAAGTGGTGAGTTATGTTTAATGAGTTGCTTATTTGGGGAAAATAGAGATATATTTTTTCCAAAATTAAGTAAGAATCTGCATTTAATGTCATTTGCTGATATTGCAGTAGAGTATCTGAAGGGAAAAGGCTATGAGCCTTATTTGTGTGAAGATGAAGATGAAGCAAGAACTCTAGCTAAAACATTACCCAAAAAAGGTATGTGGCCCTGCTTTTTTACAATTAGTGATACTACGGGTGAAAAAGATTTCGAAGAATTTTTTACAGATAAAGAAACGATAGATATGGAGAAATACCAGAACATTGCAGTGATAAAGAATGATCTGGAATATGAACAAAAATTACTTGAAAATTTTGAAGAAACGATAAGAGTATTTAAAGAAAATAAACAATGGTCTAAAAAAGATATTGTAGATCTTTTTTTCAAAATGATTCCTGAATTTGGCTATAAAGATACAGGTAAGTATCTTGATGGAAAAATGTAA
- a CDS encoding zinc-finger domain-containing protein, which translates to MTAQEKLSTPNEKNKYEVTEDDVPVHCPMPGTSLWNSHPQVFIALDDDGEGKCPYCGAEYHLKK; encoded by the coding sequence ATGACAGCTCAGGAAAAATTATCTACGCCAAATGAAAAAAACAAATATGAAGTGACAGAGGATGACGTTCCCGTGCATTGTCCTATGCCGGGAACCAGTTTATGGAACTCACATCCACAGGTGTTTATTGCTTTAGATGATGACGGAGAAGGCAAGTGCCCGTATTGTGGTGCTGAATACCATTTAAAAAAATAA
- a CDS encoding branched chain amino acid aminotransferase (catalyzes the transamination of the branched-chain amino acids to their respective alpha-keto acids) — MQTMADRDGVIWFDGELVPWREAKVHVLTHTLHYGMGVFEGVRAYKAEQGTAIFRLQEHTDRLFDSAHIMRMDMPYSKDEINEAHKLVVRENNLESAYIRPMAFYGSEGMGLRADNLKTHMIVAAWEWGAYLGEDNLKNGLRIHTSSYTRHHVNISMTKAKANGHYINSMLALQEAISDGYDEAMLLDPEGYVAEGSGENIFLVKNGVIYTPDLTSALNGITRNTIFKFCNELGIEIVEKRITRDEVYIADEAFFTGTAAEVTPIREVDNRMIGAGTRGPITEKLQTLYFDVVHGRKEIDKKWLTTVK; from the coding sequence ATGCAAACCATGGCCGATCGCGATGGTGTAATTTGGTTTGACGGGGAACTGGTTCCCTGGCGCGAAGCTAAGGTACATGTTTTAACCCATACACTACATTATGGAATGGGTGTATTTGAAGGAGTTCGAGCTTATAAAGCAGAGCAGGGTACTGCAATATTTCGTCTACAGGAGCATACAGATCGTTTGTTTGATTCGGCGCATATTATGCGTATGGATATGCCATACAGTAAAGATGAAATAAATGAAGCGCATAAATTAGTGGTGCGTGAAAATAATCTAGAGTCGGCGTATATAAGGCCAATGGCTTTTTATGGTTCTGAAGGTATGGGATTACGTGCAGATAATTTGAAAACACATATGATTGTTGCTGCCTGGGAATGGGGCGCATATCTGGGTGAAGATAATCTGAAAAATGGTTTAAGAATACATACCTCATCTTATACGCGCCATCATGTAAATATTAGCATGACAAAAGCGAAAGCGAATGGGCATTACATTAATTCTATGCTGGCATTACAGGAAGCAATTAGTGATGGATATGATGAGGCTATGCTTCTCGACCCTGAAGGTTATGTAGCGGAAGGAAGTGGTGAGAATATATTCCTGGTTAAAAACGGCGTTATTTATACACCGGATTTAACTTCTGCACTTAATGGTATTACACGAAATACAATATTCAAATTTTGTAATGAACTGGGTATCGAAATTGTTGAAAAGCGCATTACACGCGATGAAGTTTATATTGCAGATGAAGCTTTCTTTACAGGTACCGCTGCAGAAGTTACCCCCATACGTGAAGTTGATAACCGTATGATTGGTGCTGGTACACGTGGACCAATTACCGAGAAACTACAAACATTATATTTTGATGTGGTTCACGGCAGAAAAGAAATAGATAAGAAATGGTTAACAACAGTTAAGTAG